ggggtgctcttgtcttgtttgtaaagaagaaggatggttctatgcgaatatgtattgattaccacaaaagagaggccgcagaagcggacctcttgtccgcagaagcgttAGAAGTCACAGAAGCGGGAAGGACCTCGCatatgcgagaccgcagatgcggttaagtttccgcagaagcgaaagttcTAGCAGAatacttaaatacaagggttcacgattttgcttcattttaaacattttgagctcgggtcttggcgatttgtgagagcatttttgaagaattttttgaggtaagtctcttgtattcatttttgatcaataaccTTATTTCCCCGTTGATTTTTctacctagtttgtgtgtatttaaggtgaaatttgagagtttgaggctagaaatttggagagtttaatttggggatttaagtggcgacttggtgttgaattttggtaaaattgttatggttggactcatggtcgaatgggtattcgtattttgtgacctttgcccgattctgagacgtgagttcgggtcgactttttggggcaattttttgattctttgctaaagtcgtagatttatgatttaaattagtttcatGTAGTTGTATTcttggtatgtaattgattttgtctATATTTGGGCCATCAGAGTCAGAAATTCGaaggaaaggcatccttatcgattgattgagcgagatttgaggtaagtgacttgtctaaccttgtgtgggggaaattctcttaggatttggtactgttataacaatttgtgatatatgtgagtcatgtacgtgaggtgacgagtgcgtacacgggctaattataAAAAATTTTAGTTTTGCTGAGTAgacttcttttaaattctttaaccgaGTTACCTTAGCATGTGTAGttgtcatgtttagcctaatatcacatgtctacgtgtcttaatctttacttgaaattcatgcaacatgcttagttgaattacctgtttcCTTGGTTATTGTATTCGGCCTTtgactgtaggattccttgctgtaaattcgttgttccataatttatgagctgcatatttacttttgaaactacgaggcggtacctcgggagatccccctattgcatatttacttttgggactacgaggcggtacctcaggagatccccctgtcgtgcatatttagttttgggactacgagacggtacttTAGGAGATCCCTTTTTTGTGTATTTatatttaggactacgaggcggtacctcgggagtgcccttgttgtttacctctatttgccgTGCTGTTACTCTTCTAAAATTTCTTGTTGTTcatttctcagtcatttcattgtgttattatattttctgcttcattttcttttttcccAGTAGGCCTtgacatgacctcgtcactactctaccaaggttaggcttggcacttactaggtaccgttgtggtgtacttatactatacttctgtatattattttatgcagatccagattcttcctaccagaccagataccagtgagctggACCCTAcgtggagacttcgaggtatatctgccagtgtccgcagacctcagagtccccctctatccttgttATGTTGTTTTCcctattctctttagactctgatgtatagagatacttagtattttctcttataaacttgtgacttatttctaccgggttttggaagttataattattaaaaatcgcagttcttgtttatatttcatatgttaagatttgagttcagttttatattcagttattctgcaaattattaggcttacctagtcttagagattaggtgccatcacgactcccaCAGAGGGGAAACTGGGGCCGTGATAAATATTAAGAAATAACGTGTTCAAACAATTAAGTAAATATTTTTCTAtgattaaataaaattttaaaaatacaaaataaatttctACTATTGGTAAGTTTACTAATGAAAAGTAAAAATTAAACTGTATCTTGTAGCTAAAAAAGACAGAAAATTTAACTGCAtctaatataaaattaattataagaGAACTGATGATACCTGGAACATGATAATCAAATAACTTATGTATTAATATTTTAGACTAATTAAAAGttacaatttaaaataaaatatgacaTTATTTTGGTTATAGGTAAAACATTAAtataaaaactaattaaaatttatAGTAGGGAAGAGAATGTATAAAAAATAATTGAGGTAGTGTGAGGATACTTATACTTTAAATtaacttaaaaataaataaaataaaataattaaattatatttaaaaatattattaataaatttaaatgatTAAAATATTCTGAATAAGAGGATACAAGCATAAAAATAtaccaaatttcaagaataaaacatttatatttattatatactataaaaaggataataagcaagatGTTAATTTAATTATAAGCTAATAAAAAATTCTATGATAGTAATAATATTAAATAGTAAATAATTCAATAACtataagaaaagaacaaaaagaaaacagAATTTACGTTAAAATGATGTGATGAATGAGACATATTTGACTTTCGGATAAAAATAAAGTGATAGTAagaattttgttaaaataatatgACTAATGtgctcgaacaagacgaatcacAATATGACATGTTTAGTATTCTTTAATATTGACAGCAAAACGAAATGCAAGTACTAAAATCAAGGGGTTAGGTTGctacaaatataaaaataaagaaataaaaaaattggTTGTCTACTAcgagatttgaaaaataatttcatatcaTGCTTcaaaaattaaattctcatgttatataatttttatctgaGAGGTTTATATTTTAAGGTTATTTGCACATGATCAAACAACCTACATCGCAATTTGACATGATTTGTCCACGCATCGCGCGTGTACTAATACTACGTTAAAGCTAGTCATTTTTTCAAGTTAGTAGGAATAAGAACTAATTTTTTCGGTTTAATTTATGTGACGGAGTTTGAtcgaataaataaaatataaaaacttttgaaacttgtaatttTGATATGACATGAGATTTTTAtggttataaaaatatatataaaataaaaagtttaaagttaaaaaattttcaaacataaaaaaaGTGTCATTCCTTTTAAAATAACTACTAAGAAATATTTTTATCGATATCCTCTTAAAGCCTGATCTTTAACTTTTGTCCTTGTTTTAAATAATTTAGTAAAGTGGTCCCTGATGATTCATACGCTCGACTCCAGCTTATTTAGTAGTGAGATGTTATTATTGTTGGCATAATTTTTCTGGCAAAATATACTTACCAATAGTGTCCTTAATTAACACGTCTCAAGCTTCACAAATAACTCGCGAAGCTTGAGGGTGTTAAGTCATTGTTCTCGGGAATATTTCGACAATGTAGTTTGGCTTACCAATGCGGCAAGTAGCGGAGACAAattgattaaaaaataattattcatctatattatctattaaaaaatagattaaataataattttttaaataatgaACCAACTATGTATAAGATTTATATTATCTACTTAAAAATTGatgattttaatttttaacttctaTATTTGCAAAGACTCAAATTTAGAGTTCTCAAACTAGGGAGACTAAAAATTCTTTCAAAGTGATCGTATCAAAAAGCCACGGATAATATAAGTATTCATATTATCCACCaattaacccattttttatccgtattaaatatgagttGGTAGGATATTTTATCAGTTTCGACCGATCTATTTCCAACTCGGCGCGCCCGTTTACCATCCCTAATGCAAAAGGCATGTAATATTTTAATCTTACAAGTCGTGGTGGGGTGGTAGCTAATTGCCAGTTACACCCTTATATTGGGTGGGTCGTACACCCCTATCCTTGTCTTGGATATATTCTTTACCTCTCCTCAAGATAAATGGGTGATAGACACGCGCTGCCACGTGTCAACATgctaaaaagaattaaaaaaaaagattatTTTCTATATTAAACCCACCCCACTTCCCCATGTCTTCTCTTCTTCCCAAAACAAGCCCATCAGAGACCCATCCACCCACCCCTACTTCCCCGCACTCCTTCTCCTTCTGTCAACAATCTATGGGGAAAAAAAATTGTAAAACTTTATGCAAGCTTTATGGATTTTAAGAAAAGGTTTGTAAACTCTAAGAAATCTGGTCACATTTAAGGAGGATGACAGGAAATGGGGTTATATTAATCTCCATTGTTTCAGGTGAGGAGTAAGtgaagaagaagagagaagaaggaaaaagaaaaggaaaacttGAAGAAAAAATATAATAAGAAAAGTAGGGGAATACATTTTAAAAAAAGGTGGCGAAATTAAATTTTTAACCTGTGTTTTTTGTCTTTCCACTCTTTTCATGCTTTGAATACATATAGTGGGTGATAGGACTCTCCAAAATACAAGGGTGCAACTGACAGTACAACTCCAATGGGATAATTATCCCGTAAATAAATGATTCCTAAGAAGCATGTAATGTTAAATTTCAGAAGCATGATTcttgattttagttttttagtggTATCTTTTCTTTTGATTTCTTAGGTAAAAGACCAGGTCAAAATGTCATTCTTGTCTATGCAATGTGAAATTTCCTAGGGTATAAAAAATCTACGCATTATAACCGTTCCAAAAATAatagcaaaataaataaataaatattgtatATTAATTTGTAGTATATATTATGctatacatattttatacataaaCAGTATATACTTTATGTATATTTGCCCAGTAACTATAATTATTTTTGTCCGGCTGGCCAAATATATTAAAAACCCTTCTTTTTCATTTTGTTACCATTTACTAGTATCTTTCATCCTTATTTGAATTTTCACATCCAGAAGTCAGTCAAAATTATGCCTATCTTGTATCTTTAATAGTCTTTCTTTCATGTTTTATCTGCTaacagaaaaaaaataaaaaagacacTGAATTTCAAATTACTTTGGCTTTTCCCTCTCAAGTCTAAATTATTCCTCCTTTATTTTCCATTTAAAAGGAGTCCAAATGTCACTTCTCTGAAATAAGGTTTCACATTTTACAAGCAATAAGAGCAACATTAAAGAGATTTTATTACAACAGAAAATACAAAGGGAAGGAGTAAGTTTAAAACTTTTGAATGAAGTCAAATATATGCTTGTTAATCTCATCTGGCCTTTCTTGGTTAACAAAGTGAGCTGCACCTTCTAAAACCACCACTTCCTCCAACAATGGAACATCTTTCTTAAACTCACCATTGTGTATGTAATCTTTAGCACCTGGTATGTGATAAACCAAGTCTAATTCTCCGACCATAAACTTGGCCGGAACTTTAACTTGAGCTCCTGTCCAGGGTGCTGTGAGTTCCCAGTTTCTGCATTTCATCATAGGACAGAGAACTTTAGGATGTAAATTGTGTCCATTCaatttcaaattccaaatatATAACACAGACAGTAAAGTTGTCTTTGTGTGGTTCGATGcgtggaagcagccactaatgcttgcattagtaTAGACTGTCTACGTCACACTCCTTTGGGGTGCTGCCCATCCCGGGACCCTGAGTGAATGCGGATGCGTTGTGCACTGGGCTACCCTTTTATATACCACAAATGACATTTTCTTGACTAAAGAGGAGGAATTAGAGTCAAGTAATTGATAAAGAACTGAGACTTAATAGCTTCCATGTATGAAAAAATTGATCAAAACAATCTGTAAGCAACTAATTGGATAGTCTCATGAATTTTCACAATTTTCTTGACTTCCTAGAAAACATGACAACTTATATCAATCAATTGATTACACCTCGATTTCAAACTAGTTGGCGTCGGCCATACAAATCCATGGTATTGATTCCGCCTTATTCAGGTCTGCCTCATTCTAATAATAAGTAATGTCTTTTCAGGCAAATTAGAGACTTTTTAAAGGTAAAAGTTCTCTAAATCTCATACATATATCTACACAGAACATACATACTGTTTCACTCAATAATAAGTAATTTGTCTATTTAGGCAAATTGGGGATTTCTAAAGGTAAAAGTTCTCTAAATCTCATACTTATCTCTATACACACATAGTATACAAGTCGCTAATCAGAACAAAAAGTCTCTTGACAAAGATCAAAACCTAATGCAATTGTAGAAACAACAAATAAAACCTTAATCCCAACTAGTTaaacctaagttgctcggactcgagTGCGGGTATTCGATACGGACACGGATTCGAGTGTCGGATTCGGCAAAATCTAAATTTTAGTATCCGGGGGTGCGGATCTAGGTAtggatacgggtgcggggattcggctaagaaaattcaaaattacaaaaaatagaGCTATaaagaaattataaattttgagaGATATTATGTGAAAAATCCTCCATCTATATCGCGGCTAATGTCTACCAAAAGTCCGAACTCAGAACACGACTCCTTGAATTCTTGGTTTTTCTGAAACACAAAGCAGCAAATATGAGACAAAAGTACTACAATATTGAAGGAATGCCATTTCCCATGTCTTAAAAAtctgttttatttttaattttgagaaatcaaaatctcaattttctctccaaatttgTCGATGGACTCATGTCAAAGTACATGAAGTTAGTTGACCTTATCGGGGACGTATCCCGGACACGGAATGGGTGCGGCACCCAAAACGAAGAGCCCGTGCAACTTAGGTAGAAACAAATGTGAAGTAAACAAGTAACGCGAGGAAAACAAATGCAACTGAATTTACGATATCATAAAGGTGAGGAAGACTTACATGGGAAAAGCTCGGTAATAGTTAACTCCACCAGTGAAGCCAGTCTGCTCAAACTTGCTGCTATAGTAATCCAAATCTTCCTCAGTCAGCCAAGATGAAAGCTCAATTGGAGCATCAGGGATAGCCTCAACGCCTTTGCCTTTAGGAAAATAAAATGGTGCAGAGTCGCGGAATCTGAGAAATTTCTTAAGAACAGACTTAACACCAATTGGAGCAAATTCAGCTTCAATTTCTCCTGGTACCTGCAGGTAAGATTATTGATGAACTTTCTAATttaatctcaacataactcccACTGCTAACCTATGCCCTTATTAACCACTCAAAAAACTCTTGAATGGTATGTGAGTTGTTCCAAATAAATTACTGGGATAGTTTCTTTGGGCATATAGAACAACCTCTTTTTTATCAAATTAAAAAATACTTCCTTCACAAAGGAGAAGGAGAGCATTGTTGCATCAGTAAGAGATATTGTTGTGTGATCATGGTTACGAGTTCAAGCTGTAAAAACAATCTTTTGCAAAAATGTAAGGTAAAAATGTCTACAATAGATTCAGGGTCTATGTTGTACGGACTCTTCCAAATGCTGTCGCACCCGtgccggatcctccaaaaatgcactacTTTTGGAGAATCCGACACACACCCAACAATATTTTCAGAGAATCCAAACAACATAGTTTACAGTGGTTCGGCCCATCCCCGAACCACATACATAAGGAGAGTTTAATGCACCGTGCTGCCTTTTATCACGACTCATTTATTTTGTATATGaagtctttttcttttttccctaaTTAGTAGTCCATACTTCATACTAAAAATGTCAAATTTCCGATGCAATTATTCGATAGTCCCCAGAAAACTTGTAAAATCCCTTCAAACACAAATTATACAGATACACAAACTAAAACAGAGAGAACCTGAAATCTCCAGACATAATGATCATCACCATATATAGCCCTCAGTCCATCAACAGTATTCATCTGTGGGTTCGTTGGAAAATAATGGATACTCAAATTAACCAAAGCCTTAACTTTATCTGGCCTAAAAAGGCACAAATGCCAAGCAATTATAGCACCCCAGTCATGACCCACAACAAACACCTTATCTTCATTTGGAGCTATGGCTTCAATAAGTGCTATAAGATCACCCACAAGGTGAAAGATACTGAATTTTGTATGATCATTAATGGGTGCACCTGTTACAAAAAAGAAAAACGAAGAAGAAAGATTGTAAGAGTGAGAACAACCTTTCTTAGAAAGGATATTGCCTGTATACTGTTCGACAAAATGCTCATAATTTCCTTTATGATACAGCAAAGTCACTGTATTTCAAATTAACTTAGTCATTTCTCATAAAAGGTCTAAATTTTGTAGAGTTGAAAGAGAACTACAAACAAATCATTTTATTTCATGAAAAGTTAAATTCAAATATTAAGGCCCGTTTGTCCATAAaaagtttttccttttttttttttttaaatatgtgtttgttcatgaaattttataagtttttGGGAATTTTTTAAAAACTTCAAAACCATTTTTTTACAAAATTTCAGAAAAACTTTTTTACTCACTCACAACACATTTTCAAgcgaaatgcatgtccaaacataatttcaaattccgaatattatttttcaacttaactctaaatactactttttttcaaaaattataatttttatgtccaaacgcttaCTAAATAGAATCGAAACTACGAAAGTCTTTTtatatataaagtcttaaaactTAGCTTTGCCTTGCTATGTGAAACAATTCCACTTCATATATATTACGCCTTTTGTCCTGTTTTATTATTagacacgaaatttaagaaatttaaaaagaaaatcttTTATATATAACCCAAATTTAGACAAAGtatcaattttttatatttttttaaaataaatggtgGGAAAAGTTCTATATGTTCTTTCTTATTTCACTTTTCTTATAAAAGAATGACAATTTATATCAAGCGGATCCCAACAAGTCAGGCCACTATGATAAAATAGAAATACTAAGATTAATTAAGTTTCTACAAGAGAACTACCGTCAAACCTTTTTACAACAGTTTCGTTTGTTCtagatatttttggatgttataacGAATTGATGTTatagaaaacatatattataacagaaCATGAAATTTGATTTCGAAAAAACTTagcttttatagtgaagtgttgttacgAGGATATTGTTACATAGAAGTTGAGTGTATatcattcttattttttttttaaacagaCTAAAAGGGAAAATATGTCACAGATCGAATGCTAAAAATTTAACAGCACCTGTAGTATCTCCATAACCCCTTAGGTCAGGTGCCACAGCACGATAGCCACGTTCAGCTAAGTAGAAAATTTGGTGGCGCCATGAATACCAGAGCTCAGGGAAACCATGGATAAAGAGGATTATTGGACCTTGGCCTAATTCTGCTACATGCATTTGTAGGCCATTTACATCTACCATCTTGTGCTCTATCTTCtccattttttgttttttcttctgTGTTTCTGAGTCCCTCTGAGTGACAAATTTGGGTATTTATTTTGACTTAGTATGGGCAAATGCCGGCTAATCCAAGTAACTGTAGAAAAGGTTTGGCTATGATTCCTATGGCTGTTATTGAAGTCATTGTCAATGTCACTACTATTATTACTCCATTATTGATACAATACAAAACAAATGGCCAAACCTGTCCTATAATTTGGCACGTGGTTTTTGGTGTACGAGATAGAGCAACAATAATATTCCAAAGTTTTTGAAAAGGAGAAAGCTCCCAATATTACCTCAGCCtatctattttatattttttctctaTCTTGccgttcataaaaatatttatttgttataaaataaaaactataaaGTAAATAATGGCAGAGAAATTTATAGAAATAGTGATATATTATTCAGCTTCAAACTAACGTACAAATAAATTATTTTGACACCCaactatttatagaagaaaagaagttGTTGCAACGCTTTTCGGAAGCTACTGAAAAGCTTTTCTGGAGCTACTTATAAGTGCATGTATGAGCTACTTGTAAACATATACTTGGACAATTTTAATTATCCAAGATACATATATTTACACCTTTGTAATTGTTTAGGAGAATGCTTCAAATTGTTGCAAaggacatatacaaaataatttgataGCTTAGAGGTAAACTTAATTCTTTTTTTGTCTATGTGGCTCTACTGTGAGAAATGTCAGAATCAAGCTTGAAACCCATTAGAGGGAAGTCGCAATATGAGATAAATTAATGACGTTCATAAATTTTATACCAAAATAATGAGATAGTTTATTCCATATAGAAGGTGAAATTTCTATCCTAATTATCATTTCTGAAATTTATATTGTGGGATAACCTggtttaaaactttaaaccaaaTGATAGGCTTGTAAGAGCCACCGCTACACCTTTAGTTTCATTTGCATTTATTAGTGAATGAAGATCTCACTTTTACTCCTTATATTTCACGTGGAGGTAATGTCACACATGATCATTGATcatgcccaactctagtcctaaaaagaatAAGCGGCCGCtgtaaatataatccggtctaaaagtccggagttGAATCCCACAAAGAACTAAGACTTCGCTATAATTGTTtagtatcactaagaagacaagttcgaacaattcctaagttataaatataaagATTCTTATGTAAAACTAGACTAACAAATTAAGGTAGTGAATTAACAACTAGAGATACTAGGGGTTGAAGAAAGGATTAAgcaggtctagagttatgatttttccaattgtcggaatccttcccgctacatcttctataatttcgcctaagtattctctaccgatcgtgagtactttgactgtcgtagctctctctcgagcaactaccacaatttactagacgtattctctcgaactatgcTAGCTGGAACTAATTCactgctcactacgatcgcaccaaggttttgttatctctaatcccgcctttaaaccctccatattgatctctcacatatattaggagtgatgttgttcaacaactacctaaatgcgtactctctctctctctctctctctctctctctctctctctctcgagcaatatacacactaaatcgGCACAatcaattgatggtcattcaatcaacaacaataaacacgtagttgaacaagtagagaaattcaATGGcgcaattatataaaaacatcaCAAGAATTTATtctacaaaaggttctatcaaaaccctagataacaaattagctattcataatagtatacaAAACTACAAtattagaattcataaccaataatgaaaatagaaagaagaaagtgaaaaactagtagaagaattctccgccttgctcctagcgtATTCTTGCCTCCTTGGGTCGAATCCCCTCTCCAAAATCGTCTCTCCTTTAGGTCGAATCTGCTCTAAAAAAAGGTCCTCCCCTTCTTAGAGATGTTCATGGAGTATTTATAGGCTGGGATTGAAGTCCTTGAGTCCAAATTCGGGTCGGAGTCTTTTAATTCACGACTTTTAATTATCGGACTATAGACCTCGCGAGGCCAGGCTTATATCG
This sequence is a window from Nicotiana tomentosiformis chromosome 5, ASM39032v3, whole genome shotgun sequence. Protein-coding genes within it:
- the LOC104094378 gene encoding uncharacterized protein; the encoded protein is MEKIEHKMVDVNGLQMHVAELGQGPIILFIHGFPELWYSWRHQIFYLAERGYRAVAPDLRGYGDTTGAPINDHTKFSIFHLVGDLIALIEAIAPNEDKVFVVGHDWGAIIAWHLCLFRPDKVKALVNLSIHYFPTNPQMNTVDGLRAIYGDDHYVWRFQVPGEIEAEFAPIGVKSVLKKFLRFRDSAPFYFPKGKGVEAIPDAPIELSSWLTEEDLDYYSSKFEQTGFTGGVNYYRAFPINWELTAPWTGAQVKVPAKFMVGELDLVYHIPGAKDYIHNGEFKKDVPLLEEVVVLEGAAHFVNQERPDEINKHIFDFIQKF